A part of Pseudomonas sp. HR96 genomic DNA contains:
- the pdxA gene encoding 4-hydroxythreonine-4-phosphate dehydrogenase PdxA gives MTPRRFALTPGEPAGIGPDLCLLLAAQAQPYPLIAISNRDLLAERATQLGVAVELITVSLDALPDTPAKAGALYVWDTPLGAPVVPGQLDKRNADFVLQTLTRAGEGCLSGHFAGMITAPVHKGVINDGGIAFSGHTEFLAELTHTEQVVMMLATGDLRVALVTTHLPLREVADAITAERLERVTRILHNDLRGKFGLANPRILVCGLNPHAGESGHLGREELDIIEPALDRLRSEGIDLRGPLPADTLFTPKYLEHCDAVLAMYHDQGLPVLKYKGFGAAVNITLGLPIIRTSVDHGTALDLAGSGRIDTGSLQVALHTAYQMAETHS, from the coding sequence GTGACCCCTCGCCGTTTCGCGTTGACGCCCGGCGAGCCGGCGGGCATAGGTCCAGACCTGTGCCTGCTGCTCGCCGCGCAAGCCCAGCCGTACCCTCTCATTGCCATCAGCAACCGTGACCTGCTCGCCGAGCGGGCCACGCAGCTGGGCGTGGCCGTCGAACTGATCACGGTCAGCCTCGACGCCCTGCCCGATACGCCGGCCAAGGCTGGCGCGCTGTATGTGTGGGACACGCCGCTCGGCGCGCCCGTGGTGCCTGGGCAGCTGGACAAACGCAACGCCGACTTCGTCCTGCAGACCCTGACCCGTGCCGGCGAAGGCTGCCTGAGCGGGCATTTCGCCGGCATGATCACCGCCCCGGTGCACAAGGGCGTGATCAACGACGGTGGCATCGCGTTTTCCGGGCATACCGAGTTTCTCGCCGAGCTGACCCATACCGAGCAGGTGGTGATGATGCTGGCCACGGGCGACCTGCGGGTGGCGTTGGTGACCACTCACCTGCCGCTGCGCGAAGTGGCCGACGCCATCACCGCAGAGCGCCTGGAACGCGTGACGCGCATCCTGCACAACGACCTGCGCGGCAAGTTCGGCCTGGCCAACCCGCGCATCCTGGTCTGCGGGCTCAACCCCCATGCCGGCGAAAGCGGCCACCTGGGCCGCGAAGAACTGGACATCATCGAACCCGCCCTTGACCGGCTGCGCAGCGAAGGCATCGACCTGCGCGGACCGCTGCCGGCCGACACCCTTTTCACCCCCAAATATCTGGAGCATTGCGACGCAGTGCTGGCGATGTACCATGACCAGGGCCTGCCCGTACTCAAGTACAAGGGCTTCGGCGCTGCGGTGAACATCACCCTGGGCCTGCCGATCATCCGCACGTCGGTTGACCACGGCACCGCCCTGGACCTGGCCGGCAGCGGCCGGATCGACACCGGCAGCCTGCAGGTCGCGCTGCACACCGCCTACCAGATGGCCGAGACCCATTCATGA
- a CDS encoding peptidylprolyl isomerase produces the protein MKTKLIDRLRPLMLGALLLGSAAHAEVRPLDRVVAIVDNDVVMQSQLDQRVREVQQTIAKRGAEVPPADVLQQQVLERLIVENLQLQIGDRSGIRITDEDLNQAMGTIAQRNGMSLDQFRAALAHDGLSYDAARDQVRREMIISRVRQRRVGERIQVSEQEVKNFLASDLGKMQISEEFHLANILTPTPENANSEAIQAAAKQSQDIYDQLKRGADFGQMAIAKSSSDNALEGGDMGWRKAAQLPPPFDKLLGTLSAGDVTQPIRTPGGFIILKVLEKRGGETQTKDEVHVRHILIKPTEIRSDEETHRLADRLYDRIKNGEDFGELAKSFSEDPGSALNGGDLNWVDPNSLVPEFRQVMNETPVNTVSKPFRSQFGWHILEVLGRRATDNTEQAREQQAMNVLRNRKYDEELQSWLRQIRDEAYVEIKLPGADQAAQ, from the coding sequence GTGAAGACCAAGCTTATTGATCGTCTGCGCCCGCTGATGCTGGGCGCGTTGTTACTGGGTTCCGCGGCGCACGCCGAGGTTCGTCCCCTGGATCGGGTCGTCGCCATCGTCGATAACGATGTGGTCATGCAAAGCCAGCTGGACCAGCGGGTTCGCGAGGTCCAGCAGACGATCGCCAAGCGTGGCGCCGAAGTGCCACCGGCCGACGTCCTGCAACAACAGGTGCTCGAGCGCCTGATCGTGGAAAACCTGCAACTGCAGATCGGCGATCGCTCGGGGATCCGAATCACCGACGAGGATCTCAACCAGGCGATGGGCACCATTGCCCAGCGCAATGGCATGAGCCTGGATCAGTTCCGTGCGGCCCTGGCCCACGACGGCCTGTCGTATGACGCCGCGCGTGACCAGGTTCGCCGGGAAATGATCATCAGCCGCGTGCGCCAGCGTCGTGTCGGCGAGCGCATCCAGGTCTCGGAGCAGGAAGTGAAGAACTTCCTCGCCTCGGACCTTGGCAAGATGCAGATCTCCGAAGAGTTCCACCTGGCCAACATCCTCACGCCAACCCCGGAGAACGCCAATTCCGAGGCCATCCAGGCCGCAGCCAAACAGTCCCAGGATATCTACGACCAGCTCAAGCGTGGCGCCGATTTCGGCCAGATGGCCATCGCCAAGTCCTCCAGCGACAACGCGCTGGAAGGCGGCGACATGGGCTGGCGCAAGGCGGCGCAACTGCCACCGCCATTCGACAAGCTGCTCGGCACCTTGAGCGCCGGCGACGTGACTCAGCCTATCCGTACCCCGGGTGGCTTCATCATCCTCAAGGTCCTGGAGAAACGCGGTGGCGAGACCCAGACCAAGGATGAAGTACACGTGCGTCACATCCTGATCAAGCCGACCGAAATCCGCAGCGACGAGGAAACCCATCGCCTGGCCGACCGTCTGTACGACCGCATCAAGAATGGCGAGGACTTCGGCGAACTGGCGAAAAGCTTCTCCGAAGACCCGGGTTCGGCGCTCAATGGTGGCGACCTCAATTGGGTCGACCCCAACTCGCTGGTACCGGAGTTCCGCCAGGTCATGAACGAGACCCCGGTCAACACCGTTTCCAAGCCGTTCCGCAGCCAGTTCGGCTGGCATATCCTGGAAGTGTTGGGCCGCCGCGCCACCGACAACACCGAACAGGCGCGCGAGCAACAGGCGATGAACGTGCTGCGTAACCGCAAGTACGACGAAGAGCTGCAAAGCTGGCTGCGTCAGATTCGCGACGAAGCCTACGTTGAAATCAAGCTGCCTGGCGCCGACCAGGCTGCGCAGTGA
- the rsmA gene encoding 16S rRNA (adenine(1518)-N(6)/adenine(1519)-N(6))-dimethyltransferase RsmA yields MSEQYQHRARKRFGQNFLHDAGVIDRILRAIHARPGDRVLEIGPGQGALTEGLLDSGAQLDVVELDKDLVPILNRQFGGRDNFSLHQGDALKFDFNSLNAAPASLRVVGNLPYNISTPLIFHLLQNASLIRDMHFMLQKEVVERLAAGPGGGDWGRLSIMVQYHCRVEHLFNVGPGAFNPPPKVDSAIVRLVPHEVLPHPAKDHRLLERVVREAFNQRRKTLRNTLKALLPNEAIKAAGVDGGLRPEQLDLAAFVRLADQLALQ; encoded by the coding sequence ATGAGTGAGCAATACCAACACCGGGCGCGCAAGCGCTTCGGCCAGAACTTCCTGCACGATGCCGGCGTGATCGATCGCATCCTGCGTGCCATCCACGCCCGCCCCGGCGACCGTGTGCTGGAGATCGGCCCAGGTCAGGGTGCCCTGACCGAAGGCCTGCTCGACAGCGGCGCGCAGCTGGACGTGGTGGAACTGGACAAGGACCTGGTGCCAATCCTCAACCGCCAGTTCGGCGGCCGCGACAACTTCAGCCTGCACCAGGGCGACGCCCTGAAGTTCGACTTCAACAGCCTGAACGCAGCGCCAGCGAGCCTGCGGGTGGTTGGCAACCTGCCGTACAACATCTCCACGCCGTTGATCTTCCATCTGCTGCAGAACGCGTCGCTGATCCGCGACATGCACTTCATGCTGCAAAAGGAAGTGGTCGAGCGCCTCGCTGCCGGTCCGGGCGGCGGTGATTGGGGCCGGCTGTCGATCATGGTGCAATACCACTGCCGCGTCGAACACCTGTTCAATGTTGGGCCCGGGGCGTTCAACCCGCCACCCAAGGTCGACTCGGCCATTGTCCGCCTGGTACCCCATGAGGTCCTGCCCCACCCGGCCAAGGATCACCGGCTGCTCGAGCGGGTGGTGCGCGAAGCATTCAACCAGCGCCGCAAGACGTTGCGCAACACGCTCAAGGCGCTGCTGCCCAACGAGGCCATCAAGGCGGCTGGCGTGGACGGCGGACTGCGCCCGGAACAGCTGGATCTGGCCGCATTCGTGCGCCTGGCCGATCAGCTGGCCCTGCAGTAA
- the murU gene encoding N-acetylmuramate alpha-1-phosphate uridylyltransferase MurU, protein MKAMILAAGKGERMRPLTLHTPKPLLPVAGVPLIEYHLRALAKAGFNEVVINHAWLGQQIEDALGDGSRFGLAIRYSAEGEPLETAGGILKALPLLGSEPFVLINGDVFTDYDFSALRAPLKGLAHLVLVTNPEHHPGGDFTLNQGAVRDVPHGDPRLTYAGIAVLDPQLFDGCPPGAHKLAPLYRNAMALGQVSGEHFAGLWVDVGTHERLAEAERRLKDKS, encoded by the coding sequence ATGAAGGCGATGATTCTGGCGGCGGGCAAGGGCGAGCGCATGCGCCCGCTGACCTTGCACACGCCCAAGCCGCTGTTGCCGGTGGCTGGTGTGCCCTTGATCGAATATCACCTGCGTGCGCTGGCCAAGGCAGGCTTCAACGAGGTGGTGATCAACCACGCCTGGCTCGGGCAGCAGATCGAAGACGCCTTGGGCGATGGCTCGCGTTTTGGCTTGGCCATTCGTTATTCCGCCGAGGGGGAACCGCTGGAAACCGCCGGCGGCATCCTCAAGGCGCTGCCGTTGCTGGGCAGCGAGCCGTTCGTGCTGATCAATGGCGACGTCTTTACCGACTACGATTTCAGTGCCCTGCGTGCGCCGCTCAAGGGGCTCGCGCATCTGGTGCTGGTGACCAACCCGGAGCACCATCCGGGCGGCGATTTCACCTTGAACCAGGGTGCCGTTCGCGATGTGCCGCACGGCGACCCGCGCCTGACCTATGCAGGCATCGCCGTGCTTGACCCGCAATTGTTCGACGGCTGCCCGCCGGGGGCGCACAAGCTGGCGCCCTTGTACCGCAATGCCATGGCGCTTGGCCAGGTGAGTGGCGAGCACTTTGCCGGCCTGTGGGTGGATGTCGGCACCCACGAACGCCTTGCCGAAGCCGAGCGCCGGCTCAAGGACAAGTCCTGA
- a CDS encoding LPS-assembly protein LptD, producing MALKSPAFRKKFPLLVTGGLLAMQPLAAPMVYAAEQYDCSVSATGAWDCKPKADGANLPPRPMHADPAAPASAADGGVAASGTDAKPVPVTAAKGRGLKSRSTDFSHLDWVPRDKLTPAQLAETGPYCAGAYIEPLRPGMNDTTSKKDAPTFIGAKASRYQQEEQVATLAGDVVMRQGSMQIEADEANLHQAQNRGELDGNVKLRDNGALIVGDHADVQMDTGEAQVDNAEYVLHKQGIRGSALYAKRAENSIIRLKDGTYTSCEPNSNAWQIKGNNITLNPATGFGTATNATLRVKDIPVLYTPYIYFPIDSRRQSGFLPPSFGTGSDTGFTLMTPYYFNLAPNYDATLYPRYMAKRGMMVEGEFRYLTPSSEGQLGAAYLNDQDDDRSGQTDAKDQRYMLHWEHRGGLSDRITTKVDYTDISDPYYFQDLSTNESGIGKTDYVNQQGSVSYRGDHYVASVNLQAYQLATVADTTPYNRLPQLTLDGALPYHPYGLAFDYHTEAVRFERDLQSGTYTDQDGDVSARLDQNVFGLARANGDRLTLAPSMSLPLQASYGYVRPTLKYVYTKYDLDLDSTGKANLASATNLTVPGYGQEFNSSQDRSIPVASVDSGLYFDRNTNWFGTDYRQTLEPRAYYLYVPYRNQNDIPIFDTSEYTFNYASLFRDSRFSGTDRIGDENKLSLGVTSRWIQDNGFERQRYSIGQAIYFSDRKVQLPGIDFDTRKDAQTNYSPIAQEYEYRFNHDWRFTGNFNWDPDTASTRSGAAMFHYQPENDPNKVVNFGYRYRNDLIHYDASTGKWAVGGGDYGTPGQPGYIKDYYKIQQHDFSVIWPIVPQWNAISRWEYDYNRNRTLEAFGGFEYDNCCWKMRLISRYWVDYDEVSQTLPQNEKGDRGVFLQIVLKGLGGIVGTKVDSFLDKGIQGYREREDQAY from the coding sequence ATGGCATTGAAATCCCCCGCGTTTCGTAAAAAATTTCCATTGCTGGTCACAGGCGGTTTGCTGGCCATGCAACCTCTGGCCGCACCTATGGTGTACGCCGCCGAGCAGTATGACTGTTCTGTTTCCGCTACGGGAGCCTGGGATTGCAAGCCCAAGGCCGATGGCGCGAACCTGCCGCCGCGCCCCATGCACGCCGACCCTGCCGCGCCAGCCAGCGCGGCCGACGGCGGCGTGGCTGCGAGCGGTACGGATGCCAAGCCGGTTCCGGTGACAGCGGCCAAGGGCCGCGGCCTGAAGTCGCGCAGCACGGATTTCAGCCACCTGGACTGGGTACCCCGCGACAAGCTGACCCCCGCTCAGCTCGCCGAGACCGGGCCATACTGCGCCGGTGCCTACATCGAGCCGCTGCGTCCGGGCATGAACGACACTACGTCGAAGAAAGACGCCCCGACCTTCATCGGTGCCAAGGCCTCGCGCTACCAGCAGGAAGAGCAGGTCGCCACGCTGGCTGGTGACGTGGTCATGCGCCAGGGCAGCATGCAGATCGAGGCCGACGAGGCCAACCTGCACCAGGCGCAGAACCGCGGCGAGCTGGACGGCAACGTCAAGCTGCGCGACAACGGCGCGCTGATCGTCGGCGACCACGCCGACGTGCAGATGGACACTGGCGAAGCCCAGGTCGACAACGCCGAGTACGTGCTGCACAAGCAGGGCATTCGCGGCAGCGCGCTGTACGCCAAGCGGGCCGAGAACTCGATCATCCGCTTGAAGGACGGCACCTACACCAGCTGCGAACCGAACAGCAACGCCTGGCAGATCAAGGGTAACAACATCACCCTGAACCCGGCGACCGGCTTCGGTACCGCGACCAACGCCACCCTGCGGGTCAAGGACATTCCGGTCCTGTACACGCCGTACATCTATTTCCCGATCGACAGTCGTCGGCAGTCCGGCTTCCTGCCGCCGAGCTTCGGCACCGGCAGCGACACCGGCTTCACACTGATGACGCCGTACTACTTCAACCTGGCACCGAATTACGACGCCACGCTGTATCCACGCTACATGGCCAAGCGCGGCATGATGGTGGAAGGCGAATTCCGCTACCTGACGCCTTCGAGCGAAGGGCAGCTGGGTGCTGCATACCTGAATGACCAGGACGACGATCGCAGCGGCCAGACCGACGCCAAAGATCAGCGCTACATGCTGCACTGGGAACATAGAGGCGGGCTGAGCGATCGGATCACGACCAAGGTCGATTACACCGACATCAGTGACCCCTACTACTTCCAGGACCTGTCGACCAACGAGTCGGGGATTGGCAAGACCGATTACGTGAATCAACAAGGTTCGGTCAGCTACCGTGGTGACCACTATGTAGCCAGTGTCAACCTGCAAGCCTATCAACTGGCGACCGTAGCGGACACCACTCCGTACAATAGGCTGCCGCAGCTCACCCTCGACGGCGCGCTGCCTTATCACCCATACGGCCTGGCGTTCGATTACCACACTGAAGCGGTGCGCTTCGAGCGTGACCTGCAAAGCGGTACCTACACGGATCAGGACGGCGATGTGTCTGCGCGCCTGGACCAGAACGTGTTTGGTCTTGCTCGCGCGAACGGCGACCGCCTGACACTGGCGCCTTCCATGAGCTTGCCACTGCAAGCCTCTTATGGTTACGTGCGGCCAACGCTGAAGTATGTGTACACCAAATACGACCTGGACCTCGATTCCACGGGCAAAGCGAACCTGGCCAGTGCTACCAACCTGACCGTTCCGGGTTATGGTCAGGAATTCAACAGCTCTCAGGATCGCTCGATTCCAGTCGCCAGCGTGGACAGCGGCCTGTACTTCGACCGCAACACCAACTGGTTCGGTACCGACTACCGTCAGACCCTCGAGCCGCGGGCCTACTACCTGTATGTGCCGTATCGCAACCAGAATGACATTCCGATCTTCGACACCAGTGAGTACACCTTCAACTACGCCTCACTGTTCCGTGACAGTCGTTTCTCGGGCACTGATCGCATCGGCGACGAGAACAAGCTGTCGCTGGGTGTGACCAGCCGCTGGATCCAGGACAATGGCTTCGAACGCCAGCGCTACAGCATCGGCCAGGCCATCTACTTCAGCGACCGGAAAGTGCAGCTGCCGGGCATCGACTTCGATACCCGCAAGGACGCACAGACCAACTACTCGCCGATTGCCCAGGAATACGAATACCGCTTCAACCACGATTGGCGCTTCACCGGCAACTTCAACTGGGACCCGGACACCGCCTCGACCCGCTCGGGCGCGGCCATGTTCCACTACCAGCCGGAGAACGATCCGAACAAGGTGGTCAACTTCGGTTACCGCTACCGTAACGACCTGATCCACTACGACGCTTCCACTGGCAAGTGGGCAGTAGGCGGCGGCGACTATGGCACGCCAGGTCAACCGGGCTACATCAAGGACTACTACAAGATCCAACAGCATGACTTCTCGGTCATCTGGCCGATCGTCCCGCAATGGAACGCCATCAGCCGTTGGGAATACGACTACAACCGCAACCGTACCCTGGAAGCCTTCGGTGGTTTCGAGTACGACAACTGCTGCTGGAAGATGCGCCTGATCAGCCGCTACTGGGTTGATTACGACGAAGTCAGCCAGACATTGCCGCAGAACGAAAAAGGCGACCGCGGCGTATTCCTGCAGATCGTGCTCAAAGGCCTGGGTGGCATCGTCGGCACCAAGGTTGATAGCTTCCTCGACAAAGGCATTCAAGGTTATCGTGAACGTGAAGACCAAGCTTATTGA
- the apaG gene encoding Co2+/Mg2+ efflux protein ApaG translates to MSDPRYQIDVSVVTRFLAEQSQPEQQRFAFAYTVTVQNNGQVPARLLSRHWVITDGDGKVEEVRGAGVVGQQPLIAAGESHTYSSGTVMTTKVGNMQGSYEMLAEDGQRFNAVIAPFRLAVPGALH, encoded by the coding sequence ATGTCCGATCCCCGTTATCAGATCGACGTCAGCGTCGTCACCCGCTTCCTCGCCGAACAGTCGCAACCGGAGCAGCAACGCTTTGCCTTTGCCTACACCGTCACCGTACAGAACAACGGCCAGGTGCCGGCGCGTCTGCTCTCGCGGCACTGGGTCATCACCGACGGCGACGGCAAGGTCGAGGAAGTGCGCGGCGCGGGCGTGGTCGGCCAGCAGCCGCTGATCGCGGCGGGCGAGAGCCACACGTACAGCAGCGGCACCGTGATGACCACCAAGGTCGGCAACATGCAGGGCAGCTACGAGATGCTGGCCGAGGATGGCCAGCGCTTCAACGCCGTCATCGCGCCCTTTCGCCTGGCGGTGCCCGGGGCCTTGCACTGA
- a CDS encoding DnaJ domain-containing protein codes for MLWPGTVVGAVSGYLIASIPGAMLGALLGQALDRQLRLKSWQDLRQRFKGQAGLRNDELLFIMLGRLAKADGAVQPAHIQQARQEMHDLGMEAPAQRRAIASFNRGKSGQDNLRIDLERLGLQPHAAEGVLRACWRMAWADGRAGQGECESIVLWGSWLGWSVARVQALSMEYQPRQRPPASRESSYEQALRLLGVGANSEPAQIKRAYRRLLSRHHPDKLAGSGATQTQLREATERTRDLHNAYATIREQRGFR; via the coding sequence ATGCTGTGGCCGGGGACGGTGGTCGGCGCAGTATCCGGATATCTGATCGCCAGCATCCCGGGCGCCATGCTGGGCGCCTTGCTCGGCCAGGCGCTGGATCGCCAGTTGCGGCTCAAGAGCTGGCAGGACCTGCGCCAACGCTTTAAGGGGCAGGCCGGCCTGCGCAACGACGAGCTGCTGTTCATCATGCTCGGCCGCCTGGCCAAGGCCGATGGCGCGGTGCAGCCGGCGCATATCCAGCAGGCGCGTCAGGAGATGCACGATCTGGGCATGGAGGCGCCGGCGCAACGCCGCGCCATTGCTTCTTTCAATCGCGGCAAGAGCGGCCAGGACAACCTGCGCATCGACCTGGAACGCCTTGGCCTGCAGCCCCATGCCGCCGAGGGCGTGCTGCGGGCATGCTGGCGCATGGCTTGGGCTGACGGTCGTGCCGGGCAGGGCGAGTGCGAGTCGATCGTCCTATGGGGCAGTTGGCTGGGCTGGTCGGTGGCCCGAGTCCAGGCCTTGTCGATGGAATATCAACCGCGCCAGCGGCCGCCCGCCAGCCGTGAAAGCAGCTACGAGCAGGCCCTGCGCCTGCTGGGCGTGGGCGCCAACAGCGAGCCGGCGCAGATCAAGCGCGCCTACCGCCGCCTGCTCAGCCGCCACCACCCGGACAAACTGGCCGGCAGCGGGGCGACCCAGACGCAGCTGCGCGAGGCCACCGAGCGCACCCGGGATCTGCACAACGCCTATGCGACGATTCGCGAGCAGCGCGGGTTTCGCTGA
- a CDS encoding symmetrical bis(5'-nucleosyl)-tetraphosphatase, whose amino-acid sequence MTLYAVGDLQGCLDPLQSLLAQVAFNPEHDHLWLVGDLVNRGPQSLQTLRYLYAMRDSLTCVLGNHDLHLLAAAAKPERLKKGDTLREILDAPDAPQLLGWLRQQKLMHYDELRDTALVHAGIPPQWSVRKALRYAGEVEAALRDDTIYPGFLDGMYGNEPNKWDKDLRGIARLRTITNYFTRMRFCSRDGKLDLKGKEGADSAAPGYAPWFSYKERKTRDTRIIFGHWAALEGRCNEPGIFALDTGCVWGNAMTLMNVDTGQRYGCACSEQGFARVQPAAPSPAVEPTKSAAQPLAAPPSQG is encoded by the coding sequence ATGACCCTTTACGCCGTCGGTGATCTGCAAGGGTGCCTGGACCCCCTGCAATCCCTGCTCGCGCAAGTGGCATTCAACCCCGAGCACGATCACCTCTGGCTGGTCGGCGACCTGGTCAACCGCGGCCCGCAGTCGCTGCAGACCCTGCGCTACCTCTACGCCATGCGCGACTCGCTGACCTGCGTACTGGGCAACCATGATCTGCACCTGCTGGCCGCCGCCGCCAAGCCCGAGCGCCTGAAAAAAGGCGACACCCTGCGCGAGATACTGGACGCGCCCGACGCCCCGCAACTGCTCGGCTGGCTGCGCCAGCAGAAGCTGATGCACTACGACGAATTGCGTGACACCGCGCTGGTCCATGCTGGCATCCCGCCGCAGTGGAGCGTTCGCAAGGCACTGCGCTACGCCGGCGAGGTCGAGGCGGCATTGCGCGACGACACCATCTACCCGGGTTTCCTCGACGGCATGTACGGCAACGAGCCGAACAAATGGGACAAGGACCTGCGCGGCATCGCGCGCCTGCGCACCATCACCAACTATTTCACCCGCATGCGCTTCTGCAGCCGCGACGGTAAGCTCGACCTCAAGGGCAAGGAAGGCGCCGATTCAGCCGCGCCTGGCTACGCTCCCTGGTTCAGTTACAAGGAGCGCAAGACCCGCGACACGCGGATCATCTTCGGCCACTGGGCGGCGCTTGAAGGGCGCTGCAACGAGCCGGGCATCTTTGCCCTGGACACCGGCTGCGTGTGGGGCAACGCCATGACCCTGATGAACGTCGACACCGGCCAGCGCTACGGCTGCGCCTGCTCCGAACAGGGCTTTGCGCGGGTACAGCCGGCGGCCCCCAGCCCTGCCGTCGAGCCGACGAAATCGGCTGCCCAGCCATTAGCCGCCCCGCCCAGTCAGGGCTAG
- the glpE gene encoding thiosulfate sulfurtransferase GlpE produces MTEFKRIPPAQAQALREQGAVVVDVRDPQTFASSHIAGAHHLDNHSLHDFIANADLDKPLVVVCYHGNSSQSAAAYLVSQGFAEVYSLDGGFELWRSTYPAEIAQAE; encoded by the coding sequence ATGACCGAATTCAAACGCATCCCTCCCGCCCAAGCCCAGGCCCTGCGCGAACAGGGTGCGGTGGTGGTCGACGTGCGCGATCCGCAAACCTTCGCCAGCAGCCATATCGCCGGCGCGCATCACCTGGACAACCATTCGCTGCACGACTTCATCGCCAATGCCGACCTCGACAAGCCGCTGGTCGTGGTCTGCTATCACGGCAACTCCAGCCAGAGCGCTGCGGCCTATCTGGTCAGCCAGGGCTTTGCCGAGGTCTACAGCCTCGACGGTGGCTTCGAGCTGTGGCGCAGCACCTATCCGGCCGAAATCGCCCAGGCCGAGTAA
- a CDS encoding aminoglycoside phosphotransferase family protein has translation MPDQDVRLQQLEVWLEEQLSILFSAQGWGPIPPATLVAASSDASFRRYFRWQADGRSFIAMDAPPPQENCKPFVDIAHLLEKSSINVPQIIAQDLERGFLLLGDLGTQTYLDVIDSANADALFADAMQALLAFQQLPMDAPLPSYDVALLRRELQLFPDWYVARELRSSFDDAQQARWENICALLIDSALAQPKVLVHRDYMPRNLMLSQPNPGVLDFQDAVYGPVTYDITCLFKDAFISWPEPQVETWLRRYWELAGGLGIPVHSRFEDFHRASDLMGVQRHLKVIGIFARICHRDGKPRYLADVPRFFSYIEAVLARRPELAELGELVGQLHQATKES, from the coding sequence ATGCCCGATCAAGATGTACGTCTTCAACAGCTCGAAGTCTGGCTCGAAGAACAACTGTCAATACTTTTCTCGGCCCAGGGCTGGGGCCCGATACCCCCGGCCACGCTGGTCGCGGCCAGCAGTGACGCCAGCTTCCGGCGGTATTTTCGCTGGCAGGCCGACGGTCGCAGTTTTATCGCGATGGATGCGCCGCCGCCTCAGGAAAACTGCAAACCCTTCGTCGATATCGCACATTTATTGGAAAAATCTTCGATCAATGTGCCGCAGATCATCGCTCAGGACCTGGAGCGAGGCTTTCTTCTGCTTGGCGATCTGGGCACCCAGACCTACCTGGATGTGATCGATTCGGCCAATGCCGACGCCCTGTTCGCCGATGCGATGCAGGCGCTGCTGGCGTTTCAGCAACTGCCGATGGACGCCCCGTTGCCCAGCTACGACGTGGCCTTGCTGCGCCGCGAACTGCAGCTTTTCCCGGACTGGTATGTGGCCAGGGAACTGCGCAGCTCCTTCGACGATGCTCAGCAGGCGCGCTGGGAAAACATCTGTGCGCTGTTGATCGACAGTGCGCTGGCGCAACCCAAGGTGCTGGTGCATCGCGACTACATGCCACGCAACCTGATGCTCAGCCAACCGAACCCCGGCGTGCTGGACTTTCAGGATGCGGTCTACGGGCCGGTGACCTACGACATCACCTGCCTGTTCAAGGACGCCTTCATCAGCTGGCCCGAGCCGCAGGTCGAAACCTGGCTGCGCCGATACTGGGAACTGGCGGGTGGCCTGGGCATCCCAGTGCATAGCCGCTTCGAAGACTTCCACCGCGCCAGCGACCTGATGGGCGTGCAGCGCCACCTCAAGGTGATCGGCATCTTCGCGCGCATCTGCCACCGCGACGGCAAGCCGCGCTACCTGGCGGACGTGCCGCGCTTCTTCTCTTATATAGAAGCGGTGCTGGCGCGGCGCCCGGAACTCGCCGAGCTCGGTGAGCTGGTCGGCCAACTGCATCAGGCAACCAAGGAGAGTTGA